The segment CCTGCAGCTGCGCGTACGCGCGGGCGACGAGCCCCTCGATGTACTCGGTGACGTTCAGGTTCCCCGTGCGGGTCTGTATCAGGCTGAGGTCGCTGCTGGTAAGCCGATAGAGCGAGAAGAACTCGTCGGCCTCGTGCGGCCCAAGTGACGAAAGGCCGGCACGGTCCACGCGGTCAAGCAGGTCGGCCAACCGCTGCCAGCGAGGGCGCCGATCGCTCAGGAAGTGGTTGAAATCCATATCCCGCAATTGTGCCCACACCCGCCACGACGGGCAACGGGACGTGCCGGCGACACGCGTCGCGCGCGTCCGAACGATGGCATGATGATGGCACACGGCGTATCGTACGGGCCGGTCGTTGACGGAGCCGCCGAGCGAGGGAATGACGCGTGCGTCGATATCGGATCACCACCCCCGAACAGGTCGCGTTCCACTATGCCGTCGCCGGCGTGGTCGAGCGGTGCATGGCCTGGTTCGCCGACCAGCTGCTGATCTGGTCCGGCTACATCGTGATTATCCTCCTGTTTGCCCAACTCGGCGGAAGCGCGAGCGTCGCTCTCATCATCCTGGGCATCTTCGTGCTCGACTTCTCGTACTTCGTGCTGTTCGAGCTCTACTGGGCCGGCCAGTCGCCGGGCAAGCGGATGTTCAAGATCCGTGTGATTGCGGCCCGGGGCAACCGGCTGACGTTCAACGACGTGCTGATACGCAACGCGATGCGGCCCATCGATTCGCTGCCCTTTTCCATGGTGGTGGGTGGCACGACGGCGGTCGTCGATCGGTGGCACCGCCGGCTTGGGGATATCGTTGCCGAGACGATCGTCGTCCGCGACGCGAAGCAGTCGGCTCCGGCCGCCATCGCA is part of the Tepidisphaeraceae bacterium genome and harbors:
- a CDS encoding RDD family protein, whose amino-acid sequence is MRRYRITTPEQVAFHYAVAGVVERCMAWFADQLLIWSGYIVIILLFAQLGGSASVALIILGIFVLDFSYFVLFELYWAGQSPGKRMFKIRVIAARGNRLTFNDVLIRNAMRPIDSLPFSMVVGGTTAVVDRWHRRLGDIVAETIVVRDAKQSAPAAIASEKARVNSFAADAALRSRVLTRISREERDLVIDLVLRRDQIEPAVREDLFGQAASYFRSRLALPDDANHLSDEQTIVNLALLIQDAKFTM